In the genome of Primulina eburnea isolate SZY01 chromosome 13, ASM2296580v1, whole genome shotgun sequence, the window CACACTGggccaaaaaaaaatatttataaaaatgggCCCAAAAAATTAATAGGGTTTATAAATATAAGTGGgccaattttcttttaaaaagccCACTACACCTTGGAAAACAAATTAATAGGGTTTATAAATACTATTCTGTTGAAAATTATTGGAGCTACATGTCAAATTTCTTGAGTTGATCGCACGAAATTATTCGGGCTACCTGTCAAATTTCGCCGCTAAAAAACTGGTACAATTCTACTTTAATTGATTCTCTTTACATTTTCCTCTCAATTATTCGATTCTTTTTTGCTCCGAATTGTCTTAAATGGGCTCTCACTTGTCCCGCTAATTTACTATCCAATATTCAATTTACGTTAAACCCCAAATCCTTTTATTAGTTTTATGATGATTTCTGATGATTTTTTAGGATTTTCTTATAATTTCAAAAGTGGTGTTTGTTATTTTAATATGTGTTCGATGTTGTTTTCCCCTATGTAGTGTGTTCCATTTGTTCTTAATTTGAGCCTCTAATACTTTTATGTAATCTATTGTTGTTATTTAAAACCGTGTTGGTAgatattgattatgatttatatgctgatagctttgtcatttttattttattaggaAATCAATATTTACAATGCAtagattttttaaaagaaaagatCCAGAACCAGAAGTACAAAGCATTGGAGACGTTAGGGTTGAAGAATTTGATTTCTCACAACTACCGGCAGATCCTGGACTTAGGACTCCAATTTGTGAATATAATGTTAATATTAGAGATCAAGTTCGAAGGGCATATTTGCAAAAAGGTCCATGTTTCATGGTTTAATGAATTTGGTGATTGGTTAGAGTATAGTGTAGAAAAAGATGCCGCATATTGTTTGTATTGTTATCTCTTCAAGACAACTGAGGGAAAACAAGCAGGAGGGGAGGCTTTTGTTAATGAAGGATTCACAAATTGGAAGTGTAAAGATAGGTTAAATATTCATGTTGGCCAGCATGACAGCGAACATCATAAAGCTCGAATGAATTGTGAGACTTTGATGAATCAAGATGAGCACATTCAGTCAGTTTTGCACAAACAGTCAAAGCAAATGCGGAATGATTATCGTATCCATCTCAATGCTTCAATTGATTGTATTAGAGTTTTGTTGCGACAAGGGCATTCATTTCGAGGTCACGATGAAACTGAAAGTTCTCATAATCCAGGTAACTTTCTTATCCAATTGGAATTTTTAGGTGCTCATAATAAAGAGATTAATGATGTGATATTGAAAAATGCTCCTAAAAATTGCAAGTTGACATCACCTGATATTCAGAAGGACATAGTGAGTGCTTGTGCCACTGAAACGATTAATATTATTATCAGAGATGTTGGTGATTCCTTGTTCTCTATTTTAGTTGATGAATCTCGTGATGTGTCAACAAAAGAGCAAATGTCAGTTGTTATCCGTTATGTGGATAGTAGTGGACATGTAAATGAACGCTTTATCGGGATTGAACATGTTACCAGTACTACATCAACCTCACTTAAAGCTGCTATTGATAAGATGTTTTCTAGATAAAATTTGAGCATGTCTAAGTTGAGAGGACAAGGTTTTGATGGAGCAAGTAATATGCAGGGTAAATTTAATGGTTTAAAAGCACTCATCTTAAAGGAGAACCCATGTGCATTTTACATACATTGTTTTGCCCATCAGCTTCAACTAGCTCTTATAGCTGTGGCCAAGAAAAATCTTCCGATTTCTAATTTCTTTCGTGTTGTTGGTGATGTGTTAAATGTTGTTGGAGCATCTTGCAAACGTTCTGATCTTCTTCGAGAGAAACATTCGGATTTTATTGTCGAGGCATTAGAGAGGGGTGAGATTTCAAGTGGCCGGGGACTTAATCAAGAAACTACCCTTCAACGTGCTGGGGATACACGTTGGGGATCACATTACAATTCTTTGATAAGCTTGATTTCCATGTTCTCTGCTGTCATTGATGTGCTTGAAATAATTTCAGAAGATGATTCCAGTTCTCCTGATCAAAAAACCGAAGCATTTAATTTATTGGAATCAATACTTTCATTTGATTTTGCATTCAATCTACACTTGATGAAACACGTCTTAGGAATTTCGAGTGAATTGTCGACAACATTGCAAAAAAAAAGATCAGGATATTGTGAATGCAATGGATTTGGTACAAATATGCAAACACCGACTCCAAAAAATGAGAGATGATGGTTGGGATTCATTTTTAGAAAAGGTTAACAGATTTTGTGAGCAACATTACATTGATGTTCTCAAAATGGATTATATGTTCACACGTTGGGCACCACGTGGTCGTCCCCATCGTAATCCACCAGAAGTGACAAATTTGCATCATTATCGTGTGGATTTATTCTATGCTGTTATCGACATGCAACTTCAAGAGTTAAATGATCGTTTCTCAGAGGCAGGTACAAAGTTACTCCTTTGTGTAGCTTGTTTGTGTCCACAAAACTTGTTTTATGCTTTTGACAAGAAAAAATTGATGCAACTAGCTGAATTTTATCCAcaagatttttcaagatttgatCTCCTCACACTTGATGATCAACTTGAAACTTATATATGTGATATGCGTTTTAACAAAGCATTTCAAGGATTGAAAGGACTTGGTGATCTTTCAGAGAAGTTAGTAATGTCAAAGAAAAATATGGTGTACCCATTGGTTTATAAGCTTTTGACATTGACATTAATTCTACCGGTTGCAACGGCGACAGTAGAGAGAGTGTTTTCTGCCATGAGAATTGTGAAAGACAGATTGCGCAATCGAATGAGTGATGATTGGATGAATGATAGTCTCATTGTCTATGTAGAGAAAGATATATTTCTGACCGTTGATAATGAATCTATTGTACAAAGGTTTCAAAATATGAAGACTCGAAAAGAACAATTGTAAGGTAGTTATTTTGcgatgttttatgattaaaagatttttgttgttttattaattatagCATATCATAGACTACACTGAATAAAAATTCTAGCTCCGCCCCTGATTACATCCTACATGTAGGGGCACTACCCCCATGATAGAATCAATGACCCAAATTTAACCACACATACATGaggtccactaatttttttaaaatcacatatatGTGCGAAGGGTATCCTCAATGGCAAAAAcatgtgtgagacagtctcatgtgtcgtattttgtgagacggatatcttatttgggacatccatgaaaaattattactttttatgctaagattattactttttattgtgaatatcgctatggttgactcgtctcacagataaagattcgtgagatcgtctcacaagagacatactcctCATCAATTTTATGAAAAGTTcatgtattaatttttttttactattttctaattttactaattgttaattgtcccacatcggtttgataaataacctttgagtgacatatattggcttggacaatcctacccccttgagctagcttttggggttgagttaggttcaagttccaatcttaacatggtatcagagcccgggtttcaccgttatgtgttggactgcctataattaggccaccatTCTGCCTATAATTGGgttatttgtaaactccacgctccagatgttcattcctgggcgtgagaggggtgtgttaattgtcccacatcggtttgataaataacctttgagtggcatatattggcttggacaatccttcccctccttgagctagcttttggggttgagttaggtccaagttccaatcttaacactaATATTCATTTTTAGGACAAATAACTTTTAGTGGTACCTTATTTAACTCATATATATGCTATGTCTCTTTTGTTTGTTAGTAATGAAATCAGAATGTTTCACGATTTTGGCCATGACATAAAATATGTATAATATagtgataattaaatttaaaatagataatacaatatttttttactCCAATATTTAAGTAAAATTTGGTAAATATCTTGTAAATGTGGTAAATAATTATACCATTAAGTCTCTAAAACTTTCAAAATGACATTTAATTACGACTCAATTTCCACGTGGCACAGTATCAGCCGTCGATATTGAAAAAGTTGCTCGCTTTTTAACAGTTTGAAATTATACTACCCTCATATTTGAATTCTGTGACCGTTTATTTAATTTCTGTTTTGTTCTCTCCAGAAACACACAGTTCACACACCAGTATTCGTTCAAAGCACACAGCGTGCAGCAATTTCCTCTCTCAATTCGACATTGGATTTGCGGAGGTGTGTGTAGCGCATCGTGATCTTGGATCTGCATATGCTGTTCGAGAAGCGCATCTATTTCGAGTTTCTAAGTTGTTCGATTGTGATTCGTCGAGCTAGGTTTGGTGAGATTGAATTCTGATTGGAGCTTTTGTTTTCGATAAAAGGTATGAAATTTGGATTTCCTGAGTTTGATTGCGATTCAGACACACGGCACACGTAGTATCACAGCaagtaatctgaaaagagtatCGAAATGCTAAAAATGGATAAATTTTGTCCCATTTTTAGCCATTTCTCCGGCATTTGAGGGCCGTCGGTCACAGGTATATTTAAGGTGAAGTTCTATTCCTTCCTCCCGGATGATTTCAGTcgatttttgttggttttattgCACTTTCGGTTTTTCGATCTGCGACCTTGGGGAAAAATTAAAGCTCCCAAACCGATATTTTGTAACCATCTAGTATTTGTACGTATAGTATACATATCGGGAACTTTTTTGTTGAattgatttcaaaattttgagttTCATACTGCCGTCCATTTGAGTATTTTGGCTTCTTGAATTTTAATCGTTCCATTTGTGGGTCTCCCCTGCACCACATAACGCGATAGagaatataaatttattcataaaACTTAAAATGGGCATGGAATAGTATCTTTGAGGTGGGTTTTGATAAAGTATATTTTGATGTTGATATTCTGGAGCCAGCACAAGACATTGTATTTTCTCAATTTGTTCGATAGATTGCAAAGCATGGGTAGATAGCAAAGATGCTGGTTATAAATCTTTGAAAAGCGTATTGAAAATTGTACTTTGAAGTCCGAAATTCCAATTATATGATAGGAAACAGTGTTTGGAAAAGAAACTACTACACAGTTTTTGGAGAAGAAACTGTTGTGTCAGTTGTTTCGCACATTCAGATGTTGTCAATAGAGTTATTAAGAggctaattttttatttttttgatttttCGACATACCAATGGGGACCATACAGTTATTAAGAGGCTCTCattcttaatatatatatatatatatatatatatatatagtaatatTAAAAGATGGTAAAAGATGAATGAATAGTAAAGGCATAAATCTTGTGACCCATAACCTTTTCATTAATATGAGAACTTGCTTTTCCTGAAGTAGGATGCCTGGATTAAGTATGAAAAAGAGAATAATGCCTACTGATTTCTTCCAAATCATTATGGTATCTACTGCATTTGCATTTTGGTGTTAACATTCTGATTTCTCTCTTTCGTAATTTTCGTCTTTCATGAAGCCACTGACTTCATCCTTGATTGTTATATCCCTAACTCATTGCTGGGTAGCATATAATGATCTGGGAGAGACAATTCGGAGAAAATTGCCTTCTTGTGGAAAGTGGCGTGTATAAATCTGCGTATCTGTGAAGCGAACATGGAAAGTGATATGACAAGCACCGCAACTCCAGATGGTTCTAGAGATGGTCTGCAAAGATCTCGACCTTTACATGGGTACAAAGAGttcttttgtttgttttaaATCTTTTTACAATTGATATGTGTTTCTGAGTTCGTCAGATGCATTTTAATCGTATCAGTTTTGAGCATTTTCTTGGTTGATGTtgtcattattttaaaaaactctCGATTCTTTTTGGGTTTGACTTATGAGTCACTAACACACACAAAATTATATTGCATTCAGCTGTTTTGACATTTGCATAATTTTTAGCAGGAGGACGAGTGGTCCTACAAGGCGTTCCACAAAGGGACAGTGGACTGCAGAAGAGGTCAATTAGAGTCTTTATTGTTAAATGTGAATGTATCCATCCATATCAGCTACCAGTCTTTCCAGGATTTATTTTGTGTTCATATACTTTGAAGAATGGAACTTGTGTAAAGTTATATCGGATGCCCTGTTTTTTGTTGTGTTgatgtatttatttattgtaaaaatgatttattttttttgtaaattgcAAGTCCTCCAGTGCATTGCTTTTTGAATTTTATCTGATAAAAAACCAAGCAACTTTATGAAGGTTGTGCCCAATACGTGTTATCTCAATCCTTTTCTTTGTTCTTTTTTTCCTGGAATAGAACGTTGATCCCCATTTGTGGAAGAGTTGCACAATTTCACAATAACTTGCACCATTCAGAGAAAACATATGAATACTATCCTTGTAGAGATTTTGGCTGTCGTAGTTATGAATCCCTAGTTATGAATGCCTACATTTAAGAGCTGAGTTTAAGCATGGattttttggtttgtttctaATTAATTGACTCCATAGCATTTGACAAAGTTCATCTTTATGTTCTGTTTGCATTCAGTTGTAACAATACTCActgatataattttaaatagtgTGTGGGGTCCTTTTTAAAATATGCACTTTTGTCTTTGTTAAAAATTCAGTGATCCTATATATCTTTTTTTCCCTTTATATTTACAGGATGAAGTATTACGCATTGCCGTTCAACGTTTCAAAGGCAAAAACTGGAAAAAAATAGGTagcaaaaaaaaattgcaattgGTGCCTTTCGTCATTTATTACTAATCTGACTTGAAATTTGTTTGAATAATCTGTGGTTTTCTGGAGTCCCAAATCCTTGCTTAACTTGCGATTCTAAtagtttataaatattttagcaTAGTCTGCCTCTAAATTGGAACTTTCCGACAAAATGCAACTAAAAAATATGTATTCAATATAAGTATATCCCCATAACAGTAATGCTTATCCCCGAAAGTAGTTTATGTCAGcagatcaaaatataattaacaTTATTAGTAAGAGTATTTGTACTTACATCGTGGCTTATACGACTTCCTAATTTAAACACCTACACTTCTAACTTGACTCTGTGCCTGTTCTACTGCCTAGACCTCTCTCAACCGGTCCTTTCACCTGTTTCAACATAAACATCCTCACGTGAATGAACAAACTCATATACAAATATAACATCATCAAACATAATAAGATAGACAAGAAATAAAGAGTAAGTACGCAAATGTTTAAATGTTACTTCCTGAAAAAATGATGATGGAGTAATAATTCCCTTGGCTAATCTTGAACATATAGGAAATTATTTTGTTTGGTCTAATTTGTTATTTCAATTACATGGAAAAGTTAAGTGTATGCTAATTAAGGCTTTTTCATATGGGTTTGACTTGATTGcatatttattctttaatttTAAGAGTAAGTAGGGCAGTCATTAGCTAACTTGTTGGTTGGCATAGTTGAGGTTTTGAAAATATGTCACATAAACTGTATGCAGCGGAATGTTTCAAGGATCGGACAGATGTACAGTGCTTACATAGGTGGCAGAAGGTTCTTAATCCAGAACTTGTCAAAGGTCCATGGTCAAAAGAGGTGAGGCAGTTTTTCTCTTCTTCGTTCTGGATTTGGCTCCCTGCTCGCACCCTCAGTTGATTGTATCTTTTTTCTCATTTGTGTTAGCTACTTATGTATTTCACGAGAGCACATCTAATACTCCTTTTAATATCTGATAGGAGGATGAAATTATGATTGAGTTAGTGAATACATACGGTCCAAAAAAGTGGTCTACCATTGCACAACATCTCCCTGGACGGATTGGGAAACAGTGTCGGGAAAGGTAAACTCGTGGGAGTTTCTCTTGATCTCTAGAGCTTCCCCTTGATATTCATATAAAGATTTTGTTGTTAAAAGCATTTTCCTTTTATATGCTTTCAAAAGTTTATGAACAAAGCAGGTATAAAAGTTTGTGCTTCGTTTCTGAATTGAATATTCAATACATCAAGGTGCAAATTTTGAATCTTGTCCGTAAGCTTCACTAGGAAAATTCATTTCTTCTATCTTTTGTGTAAGGTGTAAGCTGCAGTTTACGATTTAATTCCTTATATCTTGTCGCTGCACTGTGCTTTATCTGTTAATAATGTTTGTTTTGCAGGTGGCACAATCATCTTAATCCTAACATAAACAAGGAAGCTTGGACACAAGACGAGGAATTGGCTTTGATTCATGCACACCAAATTTATGGAAATAAGTGGGCAGAGTTGACTAAGTTTTTACCTGGGAGGTACTTGAATGCATGCTAATTACAAGAAAAATAATGTTATCCTGTTAAGTAATATGAGCTTCCATATGTAAATTACCTATATAtaacttatatattatatttattactcCTCAAGAGAGTTCTGTGTGTGCCATCAGGACTGACAATGCAATTAAAAATCATTGGAATAGCTCTGTCAAGAAAAAGATAGACATGTATATGGCCTCGGGGTTACTTTCACAGTTCCAAGGCCCACCTCTTGTTACCAATGCATGCAAATCAGCGGCATCGTCTTCGTCTAAAGCACAACCGAGTAGTGAAGATGGTAGTTTTAGAGATGGAGTAGAACCGGAAGAAATTTCAGAGTGCAGTCAAGGTTCAATTATGACTGGTTTGTCTCAATGCACAAAGCATGTGGTTAATTCGAGAATAGAACTCGATAGAGGGAATTGCAGAGTTACTGAAGAATCCAGCGCAGTGCCGTGTTCTGAAGATTGTCGTCCTGCAATTCATGAAGTTTCATATCCCATACCAGAAGTTCCTCATGAATTTGGTAGTACTTCTAAGTTTCTTGAACATGTTTTCGCTTTAGATTGGGAGCTACTTGACATGTCTTTGCTGGATCTGGGGCCAGAATCATCTGGGCAATTCCTGTCATCTTTGAGTGTCATGAATAACCATGAAACAGTGCCCTTTCCGCCAGAGACCCCTATGGGTGCGTCCACTTCGATGGAAAACACAATGGTGAATTCTGATTTTCCTAATTTTGTAGCTGGTTCAGATTGTGGAATGATTTACCCTGATGTGGGCCATGATGGATACTGTCCCTCGGAAAATGTAATTTCCCATATGGATGCAGCTGCAGAACCATTGGTTCACCACTCTTTGAATTTTCAGATTCCTGAAGATGGAAGTTTTACTTCACAGCGTTGCTATATGTCATCTGATATGCTTGGAATCCCATATAGTCAGCCTCTCCCTGTTCCTACTCAACTTCCTTGTGATAATGGTTCACTTATGTTTGATGTGAAGTCAAAGCAGCATAATTATTTTTCGATCAGTAATTCAGCACAGGAATATCTTTTACCTTGCACGGATGATGGTTTTATAAATGCCAGATATTCTAATTCCTCTCCCAGTGAACATACATCCGATCAGACAATGGGATTGTCAACACTAGTTCCAGCCAATGATTTTATTTTGGCACAATCAAATGATTCTCAAAATCATTCTGCCGGGGACAAAGATCCAGCTGCAACCAATGAACATAAGGACTCGGGAGCTTTATTTTATGAGCCTCCTCGTTTTCCAAGCCTAGATATACCTTTCTTTAGTTGTGATCTTTTACAGCCTGGAAGTGACATGCATCAAGAATACAGTCCACTTGGCATTCGTCAACTAATGATATCTTCTATAACTCCATTCAAACTATGGGATTCCCCAACAAGGGATGATAGTCCACATGCTGTTCTGAAAAGTGCTGCCAAATCTTTTACCACAACACCATCAATACTGAAAAAAAGACACCGGGATTTGGTTTCTCCTTTGTCTGAACAGAGAGGTGAAAAGAAGCTTGGAGGTGATTCAAACCAAGAGACATTTTCCAACCTGACCAATGATTTTTCCCGGTTAGAGGTTATGTTTGATTCGTGTGTAAACCATAAACGACCATTTCCAAATATATCTTCAAACAACAGCAAAAACTTCGAAACATCAGATGTAGGAAAAGAAAACGTTGCTCCAGCTTGCGAAAAGgtgaaaaaagaaataaatgaaAGGAATGACATTTCAGATAGCAAAATGCCGCAGAAAGAATTACATAGCATTGACGTTAAAAAGGCAACTGAACAGACTTCTATCACAGATGTCAAAACCAAGGCTGGAAGCAAAGAAACGGTGGAATTGGTTAGTGCCtcatccccccccccccccccccccctctaaaTGTATAAGGAGGGGTATTTTGGGGTGTCTGAATCTTGCAAATCCATATAGTTGCTGAATTCTTAGATAATTTGAGCTCTTGATTTGATACTGTTATGTATAATTTGTCACGAGTGGATGTTTCTGAGATCATGTAGTTTTTTATTCTATGTAACACAGCATATGTGGTCGTACCCTGCGTATGTACCGCACATGAATGTCAAGTCAACTTAAAATCTTATGTAGGGGGTTCCGAGTTGTTTTACTTTTGTAAAGtttctaatgttttgattttaaagTTAACTTAAATCACGATCACTTTTCCATTTTGACAGAAAAGAGAGTTCTCTGGAATCCTTGTTGAACATGGTATGAATGACATGCGCCTCTTTTCTCCTGACCGCTTTGTCTGTAAGAGTGACGGATCAATTGGTCCAGGTGCTATATCTCTAGGAAATCAGTATCCTAGAAGACTAGATGCTGTACCAAAACACGGAGCTATTATATCTTCTTCTGAAACTCCGTGTTTGTCTGTAGTTTGTTCTCCTCGTCTGCTTGCAAAAAATGACGGGACTACTGTGGTCATAACTACGGCTCTCCAATCCACGAGTCCTTCAGA includes:
- the LOC140809132 gene encoding uncharacterized protein, whose amino-acid sequence is MLILEIKFEGHICKKVHVSWFNEFGDWLEYSVEKDAAYCLYCYLFKTTEGKQAGGEAFVNEGFTNWKCKDRLNIHVGQHDSEHHKARMNCETLMNQDEHIQSVLHKQSKQMRNDYRIHLNASIDCIRVLLRQGHSFRGHDETESSHNPGNFLIQLEFLGAHNKEINDVILKNAPKNCKLTSPDIQKDIVSACATETINIIIRDVGDSLFSILVDESRDVSTKEQMSVVIRYVDSSGHVNERFIGIEHVTSTTSTSLKAAIDKMFSR
- the LOC140809133 gene encoding uncharacterized protein; amino-acid sequence: MSKLRGQGFDGASNMQGKFNGLKALILKENPCAFYIHCFAHQLQLALIAVAKKNLPISNFFRVVGDVLNVVGASCKRSDLLREKHSDFIVEALERGEISSGRGLNQETTLQRAGDTRWGSHYNSLISLISMFSAVIDVLEIISEDDSSSPDQKTEAFNLLESILSFDFAFNLHLMKHVLGISKKVNRFCEQHYIDVLKMDYMFTRWAPRGRPHRNPPEVTNLHHYRVDLFYAVIDMQLQELNDRFSEAGTKLLLCVACLCPQNLFYAFDKKKLMQLAEFYPQDFSRFDLLTLDDQLETYICDMRFNKAFQGLKGLGDLSEKLVMSKKNMVYPLVYKLLTLTLILPVATATVERVFSAMRIVKDRLRNRMSDDWMNDSLIVYVEKDIFLTVDNESIVQRFQNMKTRKEQL